The genomic interval ACCTGCACACCCGGCAGAATGTTTTAAGTGACCAAGATTTGAGTTTTCTGTTagataaataaacaataaatttgatgTACGGGGCAGGAAGATTATAACAATCATGCAATTCAACTTGACTCACTTTCCAGCTAAACCTTCTTGATTTCCACCATCCCCAACAGTGATGTAAACAGGAGCAGATTTGTCTGGCACAGGGAAACAGTCACCACTTGATATGTTGTAGTGTAGATTCGAGATTCGATACTGAAAGCAAAAACTTTCTTTAGAATCAAGGAAAAAGCATATAGTACTATCAAAGAGGAccaatataatattttgatctAATATGTAGACATCTAACTACATCAAAATAATGTAAACTTAACTATGTAGTCATGAGGGGCATGGTATGAGTATACCATTCATTTAGCTGAGACAACCTCAATTTGTGGATATTTAACTTCAATACTAAGTgaaacacttaaaatttatccaaGCAGTTGCTGTCAAAAGAAGTATGCACCTTTCACCTATCAATTTTGAGTAAGATAATAGCTACTTCGCAATTCAAGATGGTCCAACTGTACAGTCTGTCTAAATTTGAATCAACACGTTACTTTTGTGGCTGTTAACTACAATTAGACAAGGAGCTTTTACTCATTTTCAGCTACGCACTGGCTATTATCTGTCAACCTAGTTTGGTTCTATTTTTGTTGCTCATCTTTATTTCACTAAACTTCAAATCAGTGGCTTCTGataattgaaatcaaacttaaaatgaaagtatgtAAATGTGAAAAAATGGTGGAACACAGAATGCTCCCGTCTTGCAACATTGACtcatgagttttatttttggatactaaatgcaagacatcattgaagttaaaaaacaTACCGATCTTTCATAAGCATGGACATGGCCAGCAAAGACAACATCAACTTTATATCGGACAAACCAACTCTCAAAGGCTGCTCGCATACTTTCACCCTCCATGAAGTGTGCTTCATTACTGTTGTAGATTGGAACATGCATGAGAACAATTAGCCAAGGCGTTTTCTCCCTGTCAAccttcttcaattcttctctGAGCCACTCCCATTGAGGTGTGTATTTTACTGTagattttaataattgaatCAAACTAGATGTGAAAATTTAgggattaaaaattaactagcTCCATTCATAAAGAAAGCATGTTATTCAATATTCACTATAAAATAACAGAAAGCCTTGATGATcaattttaaggaaaaatacaGGAAAGGTCAAAACGATCACTAACGCccagtttattttataataatagggTTTCAGTCTCACGTTTGTGCACATAAAAAGCTGAAAACCTCACATGTTGCAGttaattttacatttcttGAATCTATCTCAGTTTTCAccagtaaaatttttttcaatttcaatttaccAACAAATGAACagttaagaagaaaaaggacatTACCAAATGGAGAATAGCTGGATAGCACAATGATATGGGCAGATGCGCGTCTGATAGCATACCAAAGAGGACTGCTGCTTTTGGATGCCAAATGAGGTGTAGGGTAGCGGTGGAGATAGGATTTGAAAGGAACAACTTCCCCCTACAcacaaatatttcaaatgttgATAGCCCAACgagaattattttgtagatTATTTTATACTGCCAAAAATAACTATTCGCAAGCTAATTAATACACAGTGGCCTTGCCTATAAAACTGGCaatggattaaaaataatatcagaGCAGAATCATAACCCTATATGTGATCTAAACTTTATAACATAGAATGAAAATAACTACATGGCTCGTCATGTTCTTGGAATTCTAACTGGTTTAGTAAAACAACAAGTAATGATACTAGAAGCCCATTCACACAATATCCACATAGAAGAAGCTGAGACCAATCATCCAATAGTGCTACTGGAAACTAAATCAAACAGCGGCccattatttattacattctAGCAAAGGGTCGTTATTGATTCTAAACTTCTACAGATTGTGAAATAGATGGAACCCGAGATATGCATAACAGAATAAACAATTTGCTGAATGTTACTGTGCCAAATAACCTAAGGCATGGATGACACCAGTTTGCTTTGTAATCCAAtaaggtagcgtttactttttagattggattgggaatcctggggagtgggaatcctaggattgggagtgtggagtgggagtgggagtaggttgttcacttacactggaatggaagcatggaatagagatcagaatccaatttatgtgtttactttgtctcggattgggagtaaatagtttcaaattacaattttatccttatttaaagaattatagtttttaattacaaaactaataaaaaatatatttaatgaataatatttattttattatatttgtaaatttattataattattaatattcttaattatgaacaataaattattaattgtaattttaatataaaatgaaatgttattttattttatttaatataattatattaaatttattattatataaaataataatataatattatttagtacaaaattaatattttcttagaataaagtatttattattattaatattaaataaatatagtactattatttttaaaataaatataataatattatatttattaattctctattaatataataatattattttaaaataattttaacttagaatcaatgtaaattattatttagttaaatataatattattatttaaataaatataatattattattcaaataaatataatattattatttaaataaatataatattatttttcaaataaatataatattatttattttattttattaattataaaacataaaataaaataaaaaagggtaGAAatgggagaggtgggagtggacccaatgggagtcccactcccactccccactccaaaaatgagTGGGGCCCACAGAATGGGACTCCCAATCCCTCCCCATTTTAAGTAAGTAaacgctggagtgggaggaatccacactcctcactctCACTCCAGCgagtaaacacaacataagGGTATTCTGTTGGTTGATTCATGCATATCCCCAAAAGAGgaaatagaaaatagaaaatgaacCACAGAAGTTAAGAGATCAATAAAACCACAACGTAAACAGGCCGAAAAGAGAACAATAGAAATGACaattaaggaaaaatgaaaatatcctATTCTATTGTTCGAAGAGAGTGGGCACTACAACAATATTGGGAAACAGTTGTCTCTCAATGATCCACGGGGCATTCACTGTTTCTTTATAACCCATTTCAGCAAGAACAGGAAGCAACATTCATCACAAGGATATGCTCAAGGCaagaatattttaacaatttaaaatatcaaattaaatgataaGTTTCAATGATATATGTCTAACACTTTACCATGTAAGTCATGTACTCTATTTCATGATTTCCAGCAGACCAAATCCAAGGCTGATATGCTGCACTTCGCTCAACAAACCGACCCCATGAATCCCAACGTACACCAACATCAATAAACTGATATCTAtcagcataagaaagatctccaAGGAACAAAACAGTTTGTGCTCCACTCTCCATATAATGCTCAAGAGTGGACAGAGAATTATATGTCTGCCCCAAGTCACCTGCAACATACATGTAATATATTGCAACCAGAATTAGTAAGAGAGCAATACACAAGAAACACACTGATAAGAGTCCTGCAATATAGGAATAAATTAGGACAAATGCACTTCTAGATGCCACAGTTGGTGCTTACTCCAAACACAGATGAGAAAAGTCATAATAGCACCACATAGACTAATCCATGCATGAGTTTGAGGGACTTATCAAAATCATGATCCAGTTGCAGCAAAGGAGACATTCCAAAAAAGAGTCTTCAAAAGTATTTGtataaatcaaaatgaaattagaGATGAAATGCATTTCTAGAAGTAAGTCACGCCTAGGATGGACTGGTCAAGTAAAATCAAGACCAAGATACGCACGTGAATTgatacataatttaaataaggCTTAAATCAATACAAGAACAAAGAAGAGAGGTCCGAGATATACATCAACATATAAGCAATTTGCTTTTATACACGAATGTGTGAGTCATTCAGATATTATTAGAAGAGGTACGGAGAATATACAACTCACCAATGATTCCAAACTTGTAAGAAGCATCAGGATCAATCTTTGGAGGCGTTTGAAACCAAAATTCTCTAGAAGAATCGCCACTCCCAATCTTGTAATAGTACTTGGTATCATACTAAAAACAGGAAAACACTTAAAGAGTAAGGAGCTAAAATTCACCAAAGAAAGCCCCTGGTAAAGtcaaacaattcatattggTGTGAATTCTATGCAAAACATGAGTTGAAAGATCAAGTTCAAACTGTTGACCTGGCattcattttcatatataaaagTTTGGAAGTAGACAAATCTTTACTCCTTTCCAAAGAAACTACTAAGTAAATCCTACCATTTGTATGTATTAATGTACGTGCATGacttaattttatcaataaaaaacaaaaattctcaTTAATACAAACAATTCATACTAGAGAAAAATTAAgctattatataatatataattcacGGTAATGTTAAAGCCACAAACTCATTAATTCATAatcaagaaataataataattacctCAAGGCCATCAACGAGACATTGATGGATGTAACCGGACTTGTATTTGTAAAAGGTATAGTTATTCACCGTCCCCTCAGCAGTAAAATCAAACTTGTCCTCCGACGTGCCATACGACACCGTACTCGGGCCCGGTTCATGAGGCGTCACCCATGAGATAATCACGGCCTTCCCGTCGTAGTCGCCTTGCGTAATATGCACCTACGCCGCAATTGCAGATTGCAGATTACCAATTACAGACGGTTAAAGAGTGAGTGGGTTTCAAAGGCGTAAGGTCATAAGTGTAATTTTCCAATTGATATACGGACAGTTGGGGAGTGAGTGAGTGAGTGAGTCTCAAAGCCTAAGGTCATAAATGGATATTTAAAAAGAGAATCATCCGTaacattttgatttaatttttaatgttaaatttgaattcttCTTCTTACATACTTGTTGAGGGGAATTGTGACCTTTAGGAACAGCGAATGCTTCGTTATCGAGAGGAATGTCGATGGATGGCCACTCTGTGCGGATGAATTTACTCGTGATCCCCGCGCTCCCGCCATTCACATCGCTCAGCAACACGATTGCCGTCGTCAAGGCCAGATGAAGCAGCAACCACATCTTCTCCATTACAACAGcaagagagagaaatggagATTGAGGAACGAGGAGGCAAATGCTTGCCTTAGCTTTCGTGTTTGTTTTGTCGACAAGTCCAATCGCTGGACCGTGAGATGCGTACGTTAGCAGCGATGAGGTGGTCGTGGCGTAGGTTAGAAGGGATGGTGATAGTACTCCTATTAGCTTGTCGTGTTGTCGTTGGTTGTTTGGTGACTAGCAGAATATTTAACTGATCCGATAAACGGAGGACAGTCCCACTTGGACCATGTGCGTGTCACATGTGACTGCTAACTGTTTTATTACATTTTCACACAACAGCTCCcgttattattttagtttatttagttTAACGACAATTCAGTTTCTTCGAGTAAGGTTCAAACCATAAaactgtaataaattaataacttaaattagatgatattttttatccGTTCCGAGTTAGAGTGTATGTGTTAAATCAATAATTcgatgattttacaaaataatatttttttaaaaaaaatcatatttttctaagtaattatttgagatattatacttaattttattttttaaaagtaaatgatatgatagttaattaagtaaatttcAGAAGTTATTAACACCAATTACTATACAAAATGTATTAAATTAACCAAATGGGAGAGTATGATAATTTCTATCGGAAGGTAATGAAACCTTCATTACCAACTTAATATACCTTTAAGAAGACTGCGTGTTCatgttcaattaaaaaaaaaatcaggatttaaatatttagctttatttttcaagttacaataaaaaaaaaaaaaaaatcgatctTGCATGTTGCAACACAAAAACAGAAAGTAGCCATCACGCGCATTTGCCAAGTCCAACCAGAGACgagtaattattaattaatttgcaacGCACTTTCACCCAATCACCACCACAAATCgactttctatttttaattaatttacatcctttttttttttattgcttaGACGTCAAGTGTTATTTTATggttaaaatatattataagttaTCCGCGATCACTAGTCAGTTTATATGTTGCACGTTTTGGCTCTGGAGGCGGACGATTGATTATTCATTGATTAGTAGTTGGATACATTACGAAATTTTAATTCGTTTAAATCGTGTTTAAAGTGGTCAAGTCCCCAGCAATAAGCTGGAATCTTCCGACGACAAAATTTCtcatgttttttaaatttaaaattaaatacaaaagaaaaatcctgTTCCTGGTTGGGCATCCAATAGCCAGAGTTTTCAATCGGCTCATCATTGACCGTCCATCAAACGGATCAGATCCAAAATTGACCACGTGGCAAACGTCCGTCTGTGAATCATGCATCACTTCTCACGTTTATTGTTATACTTTGAATATACGTAAACAACTTTATTAATTCATCTTTTGCACACAACTACCctcttaattctttatttatttttaacgaaTTACATGTACCAATTAAACTAGTCATTTTCTTCTACATTAAGGATACTTGcaactatatttttatttatcgcAAGTAAGAGTATATTTTGTAGTTTTTTCCACGCAAGTCCCcgctaaataaataataaaagaataagatCAATAAGGTACCTGTTAATACCCTTAAAATTGTTATGAAACACTCGGCTCTCCACACTTCATAATCTTCAGCATCATTGGTACATCACTTTCAGTGCATCTGTTCTGCTATTTTCTTCGGCACCGCACCACTTGGAAATCGACTCATGGCTGTGAAATCATTTCAAATGGGCAGTAGATTTTTAATAGGCTTGATTGCTTTGTAAATGATACACAATTTGAATGAATGAAATGCTTATCTCCGCTTGATATTCACTTggtttctttcattttaatctttaaggttttattatttacaaatacttaatcaaaattataatactttcCACACATAgatccataataaaaattagtttatccaaaaaaatttatgtttctaAGCATTCAAAAATATAGTATGGtggaaataagaaaaaatataaatcaggctaatttttttaaattttaaattcattttacatCAATTGAACTCTATAATAACACAATTTGACACTTTGGactaaataatcaaatacataagtaattgattttattaaccGATTATCAACGAAATCAATAATGACTAGGGAATGTTGGTTTATAAAAATTCTTCTTAAACCAACTCTTAGTCGAATCACCTTAGTACATTGAATGTAATTGATTAagtctaattaatttttttaattttttttacgtTTCCAGTAATGGTTCAATTTTTGAAAGACTCAAATTATTCTTGAACGGGGAACTTTAggaattttattcatttctcTAAGCTAATTGTTATTGGGGGGGCCTATAcgtaacaaataaaaaaataaatatctatttacaatttttagaAAACAAGGAGAtcagaatattattaattcatacTCTGATTCTACACGACATCATACGTATATGTGTCgctctctctctgtctctatTTATAACACAGTACCGTACTTACACGCGCGTTTgacaattcaaacaaaaactGCTCTCTTTCGTAGCACAAACTGGTTGGTCGTTGCGTTCATTTCGCATAACGCCGTGGACAATCAAAAGGAAAGGAGTTGCGTGGATGGAAGACCCATCGGTGCAGGTACAAGCACCGCGAGTGCTCAACGTTCTTGAAGCTCTTAAGCAAGCCTCAGTGGACCTCCAAGCGCACCCCAGTTCCAACTCGGCCGAGTTCAACTCATCCGCCATTAAAGCTCTGCTCGAGCTCGAGACCGAATCCGATGCTCTCCTCTCCGAGGACCCTCATCTCTCCACCCTCTCTCAACACCTCGCCGACCTCAAAACCCTCGTCCAAACCCTCCATAAATCCCGCGGCCGTAATAGCCTCAGAAGCTTCTTGGCTCGCCGGGTCTCGACTCACTCCATTTCCCGAGTCGCCGGCTCCATCGAGACCGAAATTCAAGCCTGGATTGACAGAGAGCATATCGAGAGACTCACGAAGGCTCTGAAAGATCTGGATGGAGGTGGTGGCAACGAGGACGAGTTGGTGAAGCTGCTGACTCGGTTCGAGGGCCGAGTCTCCCAAGGGTTCAGTCGCGAGTTGCAAGATTTGGTGCTCAAATCAAAGGTTTTTTCATTACTTGAAACGATTCTCTGTAACCCCAGTTGTTCCAAGAGTTTAAGAGAACAATCTGCTTACTCAATAGCTTCTTTAATTAGATTCAACAAAGATGTCTTTGTGGGTCAAGTGTTAATGGGTCCAACCGTTCAAGCTTTGTTAACAATGAGCTCGACGCATTCGATCAAAGTTCTTTGTGAGTTGATCAAGTCAATTAAGTCACCACTTGTCGATGAAATTGAGTCAAATGGTGAAAT from Citrus sinensis cultivar Valencia sweet orange chromosome 9, DVS_A1.0, whole genome shotgun sequence carries:
- the LOC102578069 gene encoding bifunctional purple acid phosphatase 26, translating into MEKMWLLLHLALTTAIVLLSDVNGGSAGITSKFIRTEWPSIDIPLDNEAFAVPKGHNSPQQVHITQGDYDGKAVIISWVTPHEPGPSTVSYGTSEDKFDFTAEGTVNNYTFYKYKSGYIHQCLVDGLEYDTKYYYKIGSGDSSREFWFQTPPKIDPDASYKFGIIGDLGQTYNSLSTLEHYMESGAQTVLFLGDLSYADRYQFIDVGVRWDSWGRFVERSAAYQPWIWSAGNHEIEYMTYMGEVVPFKSYLHRYPTPHLASKSSSPLWYAIRRASAHIIVLSSYSPFVKYTPQWEWLREELKKVDREKTPWLIVLMHVPIYNSNEAHFMEGESMRAAFESWFVRYKVDVVFAGHVHAYERSYRISNLHYNISSGDCFPVPDKSAPVYITVGDGGNQEGLAGKFRYPQPDYSAFREASYGHSTLEIKNRTHAFYHWNRNDDGKKVATDSFILHNQYWASNRRRRKLNKHYLRSVVGELFA